The following coding sequences lie in one Clarias gariepinus isolate MV-2021 ecotype Netherlands chromosome 27, CGAR_prim_01v2, whole genome shotgun sequence genomic window:
- the LOC128515285 gene encoding uncharacterized protein LOC128515285, translating to MPRRDAPFLMMDTKDTESGMLQGRAAVGLEARGGQRRLSVRQITCSVLTCACAALCVYTLYKVHRVDEALRPVERGIYLNLKKVIDSTYLNFTVTWNNSLTLHHGSEVMVPFAGPYIFYICAVVEGNGTKGNLTLSQGQMKTSFELLATSGKRCVRQQKLISLYEKEKVTFSFKNSDVPLLYLRDLRVGLHYLLGAQDFDTPNVK from the exons atgCCGCGCAGAGATGCTCCATTTCTCATGATGGACACCAAAGACACTGAGTCGGGGATGCTGCAGGGACGCGCAGCCGTCGGCCTGGAGGCGCGCGGAGGACAGAGGAGGCTCTCGGTGCGCCAGATCACCTGCAGCGTCCTGACGTGCGCGTGCGCCGCGCTGTGCGTCTACACGCTCTACAAAGTTCACCGCGTAGACGAAGCTTTG CGTCCTGTTGAAAGAGGGATATACCTGAACTTAAAGAAAG TTATAGACTCCACTTACCTAAACTTCACTGTGACCTGGAACAATAGTCTCACGCTTCACCATGGCAGTGAGGTAATGGTGCCCTTTGCAGGCCCCTACATTTTCTACATCTGTGCTGTCGTGGAAGGTAATGGCACGAAAGGCAACCTGACCTTGTCACAGGGGCAAATGAAGACCTCCTTTGAACTGTTGGCCACATCAGGCAAGAGGTGTGTGAGACAACAGAAATTGATCAGCCTCTACGAAAAGGAGAAGGTCACCTTTAGTTTCAAAAACTCAGATGTCCCACTTCTCTACCTAAGAGACCTCCGTGTAGGCCTACACTACTTGCTGGGAGCCCAAGACTTTGACACTCCTAATGTTAAATAA